CCATACATATTGATCATGGGCAGTTTCACGCCTTTTTCATTGGCCACATCAATGGCGGTCTCATACCCGGCATCGGCATGCCGGATGATGCCCGTGCCCGGATCGTTGCGAAGCACCGTGGTCACTCTCTTTTCCGCTTCATCCGTGCCGTCGGCCACCGTGACCTGGCCTGCATGCAGGGCATACCCGATTCCCACACCCCCGCCATCGTGGAATGACACCCAGGTGGCGCCGGAGGCCACATTGGTCATGCAGTTAAGCAAGGCCCAGTCCGCCACGGCATCGGACCCGTCTTTCATGGCTTCGGTCTCCCGGAAAGGCGATGCCACGGACCCGCAGTCCAGATGATCTCTGCCGATAACGATGGGGGCTTTGACTTTTCCGGTGCGCACCAGGTCATTGAACAGTTTTCCCGCTTTTTCCCGCTCGCCATATCCCAGCCAGCAGATCCTGGAAGGCAGGCCCATATGTTCTATTTTTTCCTGAGCCATTTTCAGCCAGTTGATCATTTTGGTTTTCTTGGGAAACAGCTGCATCAAAGCGTCGTCCGTCACCTTGATGTCTTTTGGGTCCCCGGACAGGGCCGCCCACCGGAACGGGCCCTCGCCTTTGCAGAACAAATCCCGGATATAGGCCGGTACAAACCCGGGATAGTCCATGGCATTGTCCACCCCTTTTTTCATGGCCTGGGCCCGCAGGTTGTTGCCGTAGTCAAAGGCAATGGCGCCTTTGTCTTTCATTTCAAGAATGGCCCGGACATGGTCTGCCATGGCGTTCAATGCCATGTCCTTGTACGTGTCCGGATCGGATTTTCGCAGTTTCAGCGCGTCTTTAAAAGAGATGCCCCTGGGAAAATACCCGTTGAGCTCATCATGGGCACTGGTCTGGTCCGTGATCACATCCGGAATAAATCCTTTTTGAATCATGGCGGGCAGCACATCGCCTACATTGGCGCATAATCCGATGGACAGGGGTTTGCCGTCGTCTGCGGCCTGCCGGGCCATGGCCAAAGCATGATCCAGGGTGTCGGCTTCCACATCCAGGTACCGTTTTTCCAGGCGTTTGGCAATGCGGGAGGGATCGATCTC
Above is a window of Desulfotignum balticum DSM 7044 DNA encoding:
- the hutU gene encoding urocanate hydratase translates to MTPKDQLLKDLKIGCGKPRPVKAPTGSQLHCKGWYQEAALRMLCNNLDPDNGENPDELIVYGGLGKAARNWDCFDAIVRTLLDLENDETLLVQSGKPVGVLTTHTAAPRVLIANANIVPHWANWDTFHELDKKGLIMYGQMTAGSWIYIGTQGILQGTYETFAALGQKHFKSDLTGKIVVTAGLGGMGGAQPLSVTMANGVAVCIEIDPSRIAKRLEKRYLDVEADTLDHALAMARQAADDGKPLSIGLCANVGDVLPAMIQKGFIPDVITDQTSAHDELNGYFPRGISFKDALKLRKSDPDTYKDMALNAMADHVRAILEMKDKGAIAFDYGNNLRAQAMKKGVDNAMDYPGFVPAYIRDLFCKGEGPFRWAALSGDPKDIKVTDDALMQLFPKKTKMINWLKMAQEKIEHMGLPSRICWLGYGEREKAGKLFNDLVRTGKVKAPIVIGRDHLDCGSVASPFRETEAMKDGSDAVADWALLNCMTNVASGATWVSFHDGGGVGIGYALHAGQVTVADGTDEAEKRVTTVLRNDPGTGIIRHADAGYETAIDVANEKGVKLPMINMYGK